In the genome of Impatiens glandulifera chromosome 6, dImpGla2.1, whole genome shotgun sequence, the window attagattcaaatgttatttattattattttttatcctcCTCGTTAAGAAAAAAATCTTCCACacatattaactaatatatatattaactttttaaattaaaaaatacatgaatttaaaatgttaatttactgtattaaaaaataaattagacaacctaattttttataaaataaatgataaaatatttttgtttaaaaaatataaaaaaatattgaaattgagaataataaaattagattggtttgattttgtaattcaaaattttaatttaatgctctaactaaatataaatattgtaattcaaactaaaatattactAAACACACActaaaagtttaataatttaaaaatctaagttataaataaaaaaatattttaataatttaactcaaaataataattaattttttatatttatttcatattctttttcaaataatccaacatGTTAATCAACTCTTTATAAGTACTCTATAATTGAatcattctttttctttttaaatcatttttatccGTGTTTTATTTTCATAGATGGTTGGGTCTTATTTATGGCCCtttatttttcaagaaaagCTCAGCCTTTTAATCCAGCCCAATATTGGATTAATGGGCCTAATTtgctaaaatttaaaatatcaaataggTCATTTAACTTTACTTAAAAAGTTCAAAAACTCTACTacagtatttattttatttatcaaaatagtcaattaaacatttaaaaaataacaaaaaagtaTAAATGTTTAAATTGCAATAAATCATTAATACGACTcctttttatatctttttattaataaaaagtctATGAATAACTCTAAAGAAAATACAACTTTTTTGCTTTAAAATttgtcaataaaaaaattaaataaatgagaaataaaatattagaagttttgcataaattataaataattaaaaaaagtttgtaAAGAAACCAAATTAACcaaagttaataataaattattggttTAACCAAATTAACCAGAGTACTATAAGTTAGGTAGCATTGTACcctatacaattttattttactttttaattctttcaaatattttaaaaattaagatatataatattttaattaataatttatcataaattctGACTATACTAATGCATATGTTGTATCAATCGACCATAAAATACTATGACAGTTCAAgtgcaaataaattaaatgttcaCAAGTTTGATTCTTACcattaatgttttaattgaatcaaataatctttcatatgattatttttttaagcacaGTACTTATGTCATTTCAATGTCATGGATCTTAAAAAcaagcatatatatatttaacaaagtTCATTTATTTGAACATAAACATATGAACCCAATTGAAATTAGGGACTCGTATTtggcaaaataaaaaaaaaacaaaaaaaagggGTTAAAAATGGATGTTTCAAGGAGACAAGAAGACGGCAGAGGaaacaaatgaaataaattgaaaagtcattaaataaaagattgttAAATTGATTGGCATATGGTTGTGTTAGTAGTTGTGCAGGTGAGATCCTTTATTGCatacatttattatttgcatatattattattattattattattattattattatttttattattagtattgACTCATTCTTCCAACCTACTTGGGCTATCTACTTCTAGATTGCTACACAAAGTCACACATTTGTTGTTTTTCATTTATGAACCCTTTAGGTTATATTGATAGAATCATTCAAACTCCATTTCTAATTCATGTTTAGTTAGCTTATGTTATGTTATTGATATTTTAGCTATGATAATTTGATTGAAGATAGCATATtgttaactaaaattataatagttttttatactcatataatataaataaacaaaaattttataaagaggGTATTAGCCTTCTAGGGATGGGATGCCTTCAGAGTTAGGGTATACTAAGACAAGAAAAGTCACATTCctcctatatatataatattggaAAGCTAAATTGACTTTCACATTCTAATTTTAAGAGTTAGTTCTAAATAAAGATAAACAtcttgacatttttttaaatcattttttcaaataattttttttttttttattaatatcagTACTCTTCCCTAATTTAAAGTGTtaatattaaccaaaatatttttttatttaaaaatacatattattttatcattatattaatatactttaatttttttattataaaaaaatacccACTTCTAACATTTTATAGAAGACACtgttaaaaacaaactaaaatattttatactttttttatataaaattattttattcaataaaaaaatattaggtaaaatttcttttaattttttttatatttaaaatttaaatttaataaaataaaaatattttgaaaatcatataattaattttatatatagaataataatgatatgatataatttgtatttgaaataGATAAAATCCATTTACATCTAATAACtggtttaattatttaaataatcaaaattaaaaaaatattatattaatcacTTTCTAtctatcaaatcatttaatatattaattaaaatatattttatttcaaattattatattatattttttatattgaacatatattttatttaccattattattttatatttttttattatatattaattatctcaatctttttatatataaaatttttttatgacTTCCACAAAACCATTGATCATAATTTGTacatgaatatttttttgaaaaaaaacctTCACCACCGACGAATACTATAGGTACCCCCATtaatatttcatcttcttcttcgtccttcatcttcttcttcttcaccatttctctctctatatctctCTCATTCTCTCTCATTCATAAATACAATCACAATCTTGATTTCCTCCATATTCatgattcttcatcttctctcttGACATGGTACAATCAAAGAAGTTCAGAGGTGTCAGGCAAAGACAGTGGGGCTCTTGGGTTTCTGAAATTCGCCATCCCCTTctgtaaaaaaattaactaaccCTAATTTATTACatccttctctctctctctctctctctctatatatatatatatatatatatttctgaaTTCCCCTTGTTGTTATTATTCTCCATTGCAGGAAAAGAAGGATTTGGCTAGGAACATTTGAAACAGCAGAAGCAGCAGCAAAAGCATATGATCAAGCTGCAATCTTGATGAATGGTCAAAATGCAAAAACAAATTTCCCAGTTGATAATATCCTCGAACAATCTAGTACAAAACCATCATCATTAAAAGATCATCAATTTAATAATTCTAGTTCAACATTGTCTGAAATTCTTGGAGCCAAGCTTAAGAAAAGTTGTAAAGATCCTTCTCCTTCACTCACATGTCTTAGGCTTGATAGTGACAGTTCTCATATTGGTGTTTGGCAAAAACGGGCCGGGTCAAGATCATCTTCAAATTGGGTTATGAAAGTTCAAATGGGCAAGGCTAATTCAATCATTCATCAGAATCATAATCaatcttcttcttgttcttcatcttcttattcttctttaaAGGAGGTTGTTGATAATGGTGGAGGAATTACAGGGAATGTTATGGATGAAGAGAATATGGTGGCAATACAGATGATTGAGGAGCTATTGAATACCAATTGAAATTAAACCCAtgtttttaaatcataaaaagaatggatttttatcttaatCAAGAACATGGGTAATGGATCAATCTACCATGTATGTGTATgtatgtattaaaaaaattaatgtatttaatttggTTGTGAATTAGATATATAGTGTTTTAATAGTGATCATAtgattttatctaattaattctTGTAtctttgaaaattattattattattattattattattattatattattaatgacaTGTTTGGCAAGTATACATAtggttagttattattttttttatttgggtggattttgatattcttcattttttttatggaaatttgaattttgatcttttgattAATAGGTTGTTTTTGTGATGTAGTTCACTTTTGAGTTTGTTTCTCACTCGTTGGCTATTTGGGTTATGCatcattatacatatatatatatttttgaaaaaaaatgtcataaattaaaaatattatttttttttaaatcacaacaacaaaaaatatattaaattatcgagctcgtaaattaTCGAAAAAAAACGATTAACCCCCGACAGACTTGACTGACTTTCCTAAACTAATTTTAGACTACGTCATAATAATAAGTATTATGACGATTTCTCTTCAAgcaaataatttatcaaaaaataattgtaatgatAATCTAAATATGTAGGCAGAGCCGGCCCTGAGGTAAGTCCAGCAAGTCAGTCCACCCTTGGACaacccatttaataaaataaaaagatctAACCCAGTGGTTTAGGATGAAAACGTGGTCATATGTTGTAATTTCAACcaaacttattttttcattatttttttaactgtcaaaatttatttttttaaagttgggACAGTCCAAAACTCAGGGTCGACTCTGTATGTAAGTTTGTCATATCAGCCGTATCAATCCAAATTTTTCAGGGGCCTAGGATACTACATTGACTGCCTTACCCTAATTCAACCCTGTTCACGTCTAACATACTTgatacaaaagaaaattttgaaatgtgATAATAGGTTAGGATAGCTTTCAacttttacatttaaaaaaaaataaaatttgaatcattaaaaacattaattaaagatCACATATGAATTTCATgaaaaatacttaatttcacaaaaactttgaagttgatactataactatttaattaagtattggtaagttagataattaattatttcaattaatgataataataataaaggcaGGACTAGATTTGAGTGTGATGGATATTATTACAGGTTGgttagttatattattattattaatgactCATTTGATAGTGACATGTTACATAACTCCacaactaattatttaatataagaaaattcaatatatatattttaggatattattcaatttaaccTAAACATAACTTTTTATAGGATTTAAACAATTTGGACACTTGTCATATTTATAGTAATCAaagtaaatattaatacatatatatcaactttcaattttaaaaaattatttttttaaatgatttattttttaaaattacattaatatacTTCCTCTCAATTTATAGATAGTCGGCAAGAGACTTTTGAAAGTctttgagcttgtttgatctttgattatctggattttctttttttttttagaaacccttaattattaaaatattattaatttaaaatttaaatttaataaaaataaagtaaaattattttaatatttaagttaataaaataagtagtttaataattaaaatgctaATAATgtgattgtttttttatttatttataaaaaaacaataaaaatctaaaacaaaaacAGATCAAACAAGCTAGTTATACAATTGAGAACTTGTGTTGATtctgtgattttttttataaaaattctcatatcatattaatatattgaaaaaaatattaaaatatttgcataacttttaaataaaaaaatatattataataattcaactaactaaaaattcaaataacttatttattaataaacaaaattattttttaagataaaccCAGTAAAATTATGGAATAACTAAACATTAAAGAAGCTCTGAATGTATATtagttagtttatataaattattaataaataatacctACTTACATTGCATTGACTAAATGAGAAAAAGTCACTTAGGTCAAACTAaataatctattaaaatattaaataaaaaataaaaatgataaactcaacgaaataattaataaaagtaagtaCACGAATCAACGTGGCATGACACGTtggtaggagagagaaattttttaaatgttcgGAAACGGccattttgagatttttttccTTCCAGAAATGACCGTTTCAGGACTCGAAATGAGTAGTTTCgagacccgaaatgagtggtttcggaaCCCGAAATGgccattttgaaaaaaaaattatttattttttcttctcgaaatgagtggtttcggaaCCCGAAATGAGCACTTTTGGGACGTGGGGACACCTGGCAGGCCACGTCGAATTCGTGGACTTGCTTTTGTTGAGTTTATCCATCCTAAAAAAAACACTATTAGAATAGTTTAATTGTAAAGAATTTTTATGTACCTCAAACCAACTcaaattaaatgacaaaaatgattcttacaaaattaaaagttaCAATTTTTTCGTAAAACATCTTTAAAAGGTTTTATCTTACTATATTATGGATTTGTTCTACCTTATTATATTATAGagaatgaattatattttttatacatataaaaaaactaatcaactagatgtatttttttttttgtataaaggAAGTGACAATGATAGGAGCCATAGAAAATGTATGAAGTTAaaagataagaaaaataaaataaaaaagggtGTAGAAATTAAATTAGAGCACAATAAGTCCTTGAGGAAATAAATGATAGAAACATGTGGCTGGTTATTATTGGAAGTTCTTAAGGTTGTTGACAAAGTTAATGTTGAGTGTCCTCTTCTTGGTTGGCATCCTTTAATGCCCCCTTCTCAACTGTCTAAATCttcttccttttattttttttttcaatttttcaacCACACCACTTGCATGatctataatttaaattatcttaataatattttataaatagtgtTTGTTTACAATGTTACATGTCACCgtcattttgtattttttattctattttttcattcataaaaGACTATGAAGCGAAATAAAAATGGAGAAAGGTAAGTAGCTAGAGTTCGACAAACATTGTTGTCATATTTCATTGAAGTTGAATGATTTTTCACTTGAcctaattaattgatttgaagAATTTGATGGTAATTAAGATTTGGTCTTTCattcttttgaatttttatgtataattattgGGAGATGGtgatttttcataattattctCATaacataaactaattaaataccAAAGCTTTGGATGTCTAAACCAATAATTGACACACACATATCTGAAAACATTTCAATTTGAAGTTCAAATAGTATTGTAAACcattacttaattaaataaatttgttacataattcttttttaatgtttttttgtgGAGGttggaagttttttttttttttttttttgagaacgctgggttccgctactcctatggagtgcgactaatccctgcgggttaagtacatagcccgcaaacatacttaaccaattaaccagacgcagaacttgccgcctgacgggctcgaacccaggacctgatggaggcctgggggatatccacctcttgttgccactaggctagaagaggggatgagGTTGGAAGTTTATCCTCAATAGAAGTGAACATATAATCTTTCATCTTTTAAGAACTTTTTATAACTTGATCTACCtcaatatttatgttttgttttgttttttttattattagttaaaactaaaactaaaactaaaacttAGATTTAGGGTTATGTTTCTAAATTGTCATATCCTAATACAAAACATGTCACATGGGTATTTAGCAATAATGAGAGAGATTCATAAATGTCTTATAAATTACAACACCATTTAGCTGGACTAGTTCAATTTTTAGAATCTAATATTTTCTAGGTAAAGATGGATTGTTTTCttatgtaataattttttttttttttatgtaagaaGACATTATAATTGAGTCATTGATGATTTATTGATCATCATTTAGTTTGTATAacattaaatgattattttagatGGATGTGTTTTCCATAAATGGCtagagtttgtttatttattttttatataaagttcTATGTTTTAAGAGTTGGGGTGAAACTTATGATAAATACATAACTAAAGAAAGCTTATGAAATGAAattaactcattttaaaaatcaaaattagtattattatttatagtaGGGAGATTACGATTTTACAATGATAATTTAAAACCATTTCAAAATAATGATTCTAAGCGAACTATTTGGTGGCATATCCCCTCTTTTGACCGGGTATAGGGCGGATCGGaataaactcaaatattttgatTCGGGTCTAGGGATGGTATTTGTATGTCCCACACCATCTCGAATCAAACCGaacccaaattttttttttttataataatagtggtttaaaataattaatatatacttatCTAATGTTTTAGACACTACTTTCCTATAAAGATTCAGAATCTTtcgattattattaatatttatttgtttcagtatttaatattttaaaattattgtttttttattacggttattgtttttttattctggTGTGACAGTCTCGGATCGAGAtgataatgttaaattaatgaacttataattatattgatgATTCAATTAATACATGAATTTTGCGAAATGAATTCTGCAATAAAATGAGAATAAGTGGTTTATTATTATtggtttcaaataattttttttttaaaataattcatatatattagaaaatgataaaataacgTTAAAtcataacataaaaataaaaaagtaaaaaaaaaaaattcaaaacgattatcattattaaaagttcgacgatttctttataaccaaataattcacattttatttatttattatatatatattttaataaaatatgaacaaaatcAATTTAGAGAGTTAAggtatataatgaataaaattacaTCTATTTACTTTTTAAGGGAAGATTaagtattcaaaaataacaacaaaataaaacaaaattcatcCACTTTTCacctaatttgttttttttttaatttataatttagggAGCTAGCAATTAccttttatttttcaatcatttttttcatataaatgtaaatataatCAGCATTTACATtgacattttgttaattgaacAACCCTAATGAAATCAATATAGTTGACTTGTTCTTTTTGACCAAATATTTCAATAACATAGTTACTCAAGAACATTTAAACTAAACATAAATGTACATAAagtgatattattttaaatattagggTTTTTTCAAtgtaaaaagttaaaatgaCTCGTCATCAAAACAATAATTCTCCACTTTAACTAATACGTTCTTAGTGACAATCAAACACGACATTATTAAGCAAATACTCAAGGGTGTTTTGGTAAATTTTATCATGAAACTTAGAAGAAATAAAAACTGGGACTCTACTAAGTCATCATCTCAATCTCAATATCTTTTCTATCTCATTATACTACAAAATGGTCAATAATGTAAATTTTACaactaaacatatatataactctttttAGACTCGAGTTTATTATCTCAAAGAAAATAAGTGAACTAAACAGTATATCTAATAGATCATCGATGAATTGGATGTATATATAATTGCTCTTGATTTAACATACCCGTCGATACCCATTTCAAGAAGCCAAGCCAGAGCCAATTCGTAGTGGTTCAAGCCAGGGAACAAACCTTGtctacaaaaattaaaataataatttataatttcaaatatgatctcgtttgaaaatttatattatctaatCTAAATCAACgtttaaagaaatttattacGTTAAATTGTCCAAACTCATGTAAGATCCTAACATACCTTGTCTTGCGTTAACGCAACAAAGGCGGCTGTCATCGATGTATGTAGCTTGAAGACCCATCATCCACGACCCCACCGATATATCATCATGAGCATATGTTTTCAAAGACAGGCTgtaattttttaagaataatatgtaATCCTTACAACCATGGTTATCTTGCTGTTCATACTTTCAAACAAATAGTAATATACAACCAGATTCCAATACTAACCTGTTAATGTTAACATACTGGGCCAAATTTTTCGAGAGAATAATAACTGAAGACGATGCATGCCGAAAGTACCTGAATATTATTTACAACAAAGAATTAGATACGATAATTTGCTGGTGTTCTCAAACACTTAGGAAATCAGGggaattgttttgtttttcgcCAGTTTGTAAAGTCTCCACAGGAAACTAGTAAATGGATAAGGTAAGtatttggagatattgacgTTTGTAATATCCCATCATCTTGTTTTTCGCACATGATAGTTTGTTTTTCACTGTTAAACCTGATTTGCTTCGATTTTGGCAAATTGAAAGGGAAAACACTAATTAGATGGGCTTTTATACTTACGATTTATCATCGCCAAACTTCCACCATTCAGGTTCATACCAAGGTTTTCCCCTAGAATGTCATGAAAATAGAAAAGGATGATTATGACAATCAAATATACAGGTGCAGagatatagaaaaatatttacagATTTAGTTAAGCAGAAGTGGAAAATATCAATCTTATGTACATGTGTGAACTatacaattattataataatgcaAATATTAACATTGGGACTGTTAACATCAGTTATGACCATGTAAAATATTGCCAGCTAAATGCTAGCATTTCTTCGCTGAGAAAAAATCTAGAAACCAC includes:
- the LOC124942320 gene encoding ethylene-responsive transcription factor WIN1-like, whose protein sequence is MVQSKKFRGVRQRQWGSWVSEIRHPLLKRRIWLGTFETAEAAAKAYDQAAILMNGQNAKTNFPVDNILEQSSTKPSSLKDHQFNNSSSTLSEILGAKLKKSCKDPSPSLTCLRLDSDSSHIGVWQKRAGSRSSSNWVMKVQMGKANSIIHQNHNQSSSCSSSSYSSLKEVVDNGGGITGNVMDEENMVAIQMIEELLNTN